The genomic segment CCAGGTTGCTGCGGGAGCGGTCCAGCGCGAGGTAGAGGAAGAGCGACCCCTTGCTGCTGCTCAGCGGGCGGATCAGGTGGTACTGCCGGCCCAGCGTGATCAGGATGTCCTCGATCACGTCGTTCATGTCCAGCGAGGTGAGCGTGCGCATCTTGGAGCGGACGACCTCGGTGTTCCCGGCCGCCGCGAGTTCCAGGTCGAGCTGCTGCCCGCCGCCGAGGGTGCCGAGGGACATTCCGCTGTCGTAGTCGACCAGCGCGACCCCGATCGCACCGTCGAGGGCCATGGCTTCCTTGAGCGCGGTCTCGATGTTCATCTTGCTGCCCCAATTCCTCAGTGCTGCTGACCGGTCACTGTCCGGCCAACTACGATCGAACACGAGTGACTCACCGGTCACAAACATCAACTTTGTTGAGTGTTGCGGAAGTTGGCGTTCAAAGTACTGTGCGGCGCGTGGACGTGGAGGGCGAATGGGGGGACTTGAGGAAAGGAAGCCGGCGCTCCAGGCCTCCCTGGACCGGCTTCTCGACTCTCCCGGCGTCACCGGCGTCGCCCTGATCGACGCGGTCACGGGACTCACCTACGCCACCGCGGGCGACGCCGCCCAGGCGGGGACGGGGGCGGAGTGCTCCGATCTCGCCACCCTCATCTCCGAACGGCTCGGCGCGGCGGGAGCCGAGGGGGAGTTGGAAAGCGTGGTCATGACCAGCAGGAGACGCCATCAGGTGCTGCTCTCCGTGAACCGGCCGGCCGGCGACCCGCTGTTGCTCGCGGCCGGTCTCGACCGCGACCGGGCGAACGTGGCCCTGGCGCTGCGCAGCCTCGGCGACCGGGCCCGAGAGGTGCTGGCGTGAAGTCTCCCTCGGCACGCAACGTACCCGCGCTTCTGCAGGCACTGCACCAAGAGGGTTACACCGGCACGGTACGGGTCTCCGGCTCCCCCGGTGGCACGATTCACCTGCGGGACGGCCTGATCGGCGCGATCGAGACACCGGGCGCGCCGACCGCGACGTCCGTGCTGCTCGCCTCGGGCCGGATCGACGACGACGCCTGGCTGGCCGCCTGCGCCGCCGAACCCGACGCCGACCGGCTCGGCCTCCACCTGTCGGCCGCCGGTCTGATCGGCGCCGCCGAGCTGGAGGTCGTCTGCACGGCGGCCGTGTTCGACGGGGCCTTCGCGATGGCGCTCAGCCCGCCCGGTGGCTGGGAGCTGACCGAACGGCAACCCACCCTCCTCGCCCGGCCCGGCATCGAGCCGCGGCCGCTGGCCGAGGAGACCACCCGCCGTATGGCACTGCTGACCCGGCTGTGGGGTCCCGCGGGCGAACTGGCCCGCGTCCGGCCCGGACCGGTCGACGGCCGCGGCACCGCGGACCACGAGGGCCGGCTGACTCGACGCCACCGGGACCTCGTCGAGAGCGTCAACGGCCGCCGCACCCCGCGTGACCTGGCCTTCTCTCGAGGGCGCGGACTCTACGCGGTGATGCTGGACCTCATCCGGCTGGAATCGCTCCAGGCGGTCCGATGGGAGACCACGCCCGCCCCCGACAGCCGGCCCAGCACCGCGCCCCGGATTCCGCAGGGGCAGCCGCCATCCGACGAAACGTCACCACGAGCCGGTCCCCTGCCCCGACGCAGGCCCGGTGGAGGCTCTCCCACCGGAGACCTCGGAGCGAAGGGCGGGTAGTGAGCCCCCACAAGGACCCGGCCCGCAAGCGCCGCATACGCAGCAAAGCCGCCCGCCTCCGACGGCGTTCGGTCCCGAGAGCAGCCGCCGACGACCGCCCGGTCCCACCCGCCGAAGCCCCACCCGGCCCCACGAACGCAGCCCGACCGCCGTCCGCCGAGTCCGGTGGAAGGCCGGTCGAACGGCCGCCGGCCGGTGATAGGGAGGTCGACCGACCTCTGTCCACCGCGCCCGGCGACAAGGCCGCAGAACGGCCGTCGCGCGCCGGACCCGGTGCCGCCGCGGAACTGCCCCCGTTACCCGTGCGGGGCGCGGCACCCGATCCCGCGAGCGCCGGGAACGGCACGTCGGACAACCCGGCCGTGCCGCCCCCTTTCCCGCCCCTGTCCCTGCTGTCGGCCGAGGAACTGCTCGCCGACCAGCCCTCCGTCGAAACGCTGCGGCGTGTCCGCCGCGGGCTGCGGGCTCTCCCCGAGTCCGAACGGCACCTGCCCGACTGAGCCGCTCGGACCGCACACCCACCGCAGACGTCTGGACCAAGGAGCACGTGCCCATGACCGCACACGCATCGACCGAATCGCTGACCGGCATCCTGGCCTCGCTGCGTGACCGGGTGATGGGCGTCTCCGAGAGCGTCCTGTCCACCGTGGACGGGCTTCTCGTCGTCGCCGACGTCGACAAGGTCCACGCCGAGTCCGTCGCCGCGCTGGCCGCCGCCACCCTCGGTGTCGGCCGCCGCATGGCCGACCAGTCCGGCGCCGGCGCGCTCCGCGAGGTCGTCGTCCGGTGCGGCGCCGGGCACGTCATCGTGGTCGCCGTCGGTGAGCGCACCCTGCTGACCGTCATGGGCGACGACGGCCTCGACATCGCCGCCTTCCAGCGCGAGTCCCCGGCGACCGTGGAGCAGCTCAACAAGGTGCTCGCGGCGGACGTGGCGCACTGAGGCGAAGGGCGTCCACGGTCTCGTCGACCGCCGGTGCGGTGCCAGCCGTCGGATCTCGTCACCCGGGCGGTCCGCCGACGGAGGCTGGGCCCCCGCAGTCGCTCCCGGGACGGTCGTCACGGGAGCGCCGCTTCACTCGAAGGGGCTAATCCGACCACCCCCGTCCCATGCGTTCACCCGAGCCGTCCCCTCCCGTTCCGGTCCGTCCCAGGCTCCGGAGCCTGCACTCGGGAGGTGTCATGGGGGCGGTGCCGGCATGGGCACGTGTGTACGTCCCGGTCCTCCTCGCCGGGGCCTTTCACAGGCGCCTTCCAGCCGCTGCCACCGCGCTGTGCGACGCGGTGCCGGCGGCGGCCATGGCGCACGCGCGGACGCGGTGGCCGTTCGGTCCGCTGCTGAGGAACGAGCTGCGGGCACTGCCGGGGATCGGGTCGGCGGCCCGCGCGACCGGGGTCGTCATGGCCCTGGCGGTCGGCGTCGTCGGGCTGTGGGCGCTGCCGGTGCTCGCGCTGCCACCGCTGCTCGCGCAGAGGTCGTTCCGGCACTACGCGGCCGTGCGGACCACCTACCGGCAGACCATCGCCTCGCTCGCCCGGGCCGCCGAGATCGCCGGATACGCCCCGGCCGGGCAGGTCCGGCGGGTGGCGGTGCTCAGCCGTGAGGCGGGGCGGGGCGGGAGCCGGGGGTCGGCGAGCCGGAGCCGACCGCCGGCGAGTACGCGGCGCTGATGCACGACATCGGGCAGCCGAGCCTCGTCGACCCCGTGCCGGCCGGGGCCACCGCCGGGCTCCCGGCGGCCGAGCAGCGGCGGATCACGCTGCCGGGCGGAGCGGTCGTACGGCAGACCGGCGTGGCCGCCGAGGTCGCCGAGGTCCCCGAGGTCGCGTGGTGGTGGAGCGGCAGGCAGATCCCTATCGTGAGCAGCCGGTCGGCGCGCGGATCGTGCGGGCCGCGAACGCATATGAGGAGAAAGCGCGGGCAGCAGGGCCCGAAGGGCCGCTCACGGCGCTGGAGGACCTGCGGCTGGGAACGGCTCGGGACTATCACCCGGAGGTGGTGGAATCGCTCGCGAGGGTACTGTCGAGAGACTGTCTGACCCTGCCCCCGGTGGGGTAACCCATGGGTAATGAGCGGCCCTCCATCCGGTCGTGGTTGGATGCGAGGGAGAGGGTGTACCGGGGGCGACGGCCAGCCCACTCCGATGGAACTGGCAGGCGGGAACCGTAACTGGCAGGCGGGAATCGTGAGGATCTTCGGCAAGGGACGGCATCGGCCCTCCGCCTCTTGGCGGCAGGCCACCGATCGTGCGTTCACGCTGATCGGCGACGGTCGGTACGAGGACGCGGGCGCGCTGCTGACACGTGCCGCGGACCTGGAGCCGTGGCTGTCCGAGTCCTGGTTCAACCTCGCCCTGCTGCACAAGTTCCGGCACGACTGGGAGCAGGCGCGGGCGGCCGGTCTCCGGGCCGTCGCGCTGCTCGACCGGGAGACAGGCGCGCCCGACTGGTGGAACGTGGGCATCGCCGCGACCGCCCTGCAGGACTGGCCGCTGGCCCGCCGCGCCTGGCAGGCCTACGGGTTGCGGGTGCCCGGAGGCGCCTCCCGGCCTAAGCCGGGGAGCGGTCCCGGCGACTCCGGGGAGCCGGTGGGCATGGACCTCGGCAGCGCCGCCGTACGGCTTTCGCCGGAGGGTGAGGCCGAGGTTGTGTGGGGGCGGCGGCTCGACCCCGCCCGGATCGAGGTGCTCTCCATTCCGCTGCCGTCGTCCGGGCGACGCTGGGGCGAGGTCGTTCTGCACGACGGGGTGCCGCACGGGGAGCGGACCACGGCCGCCGGGCACGCGTATCCGGTGTTCGACGAGATCGAGTTGTGGGCGCCATCTCCTGTGCCGACCTGGGTCGTGCTGCTGGAGGCGGCGACCGAGGCGGACCGGGACGCGCTGGAGCGGCTCGCGGCGGACGCCGGGTTCGCGGCGGAGGACTGGTCGTCTTCGGTGCGGTTGCTGTGCCGGCTGTGTTCGGAGTCGCGGATGCCTTCCGACGAGGGGAACGGGGAGCACCTCGATCCGCACGATCACAGTGAGCCGGGGCATCCCGGACCGCTCGGGCATGTGACGGACGGGCAGTTGTGGGCGCCGGAGCGGGAGTGCGGGATCGCCGCGCCGGCTTCGCTGGTTCGGGGGTTGCTGGACGGGTGGGTCGCGGACAGTCCGGATTCTCGTGACTGGCGGGATCTGGAAGAGGTTTGTTAGGGGGCGTGCGATCCGTTTTCGGCCGCGGGCTCGTTGTGGTTGCTCGCGCAGTTCCCCGCGCCCCTTACGGGGCGCGCTCCCCGTACCCTGTATCAGCAACTTCACCGCTTGTTGTTTTGAGGAAGGCGTACGTCTGTCATGGCCCAGCAGGACACCGATCAGCAGCACGTGGGCGTGCTCCCCGTCGATGACGAGGGTTTCGTCGTCGACACGGAGGACTGCGAGGAGCGCGAGCAGGCGTACCGGGAGCGTGGCACGTCGCTGCCGATCACCGTGGTCGGGAACCCGGTGCTGCACAAGGAGTGCAAGGACGTCACCGAGTTCGGCGACGAACTGGCGAAGCTGGTGGACGACATGTTCGCCAGCCAGCACACCGCCGAGGGCGTGGGTCTGGCCGCCAACCAGGTCGGCGTCGACCTGAAGGTCTTCGTCTACGACTGCCCGGACGACGAGGGCAAGCGGCACACCGGCGTGATCTGCAACCCCAAGCTGGTCGAACTGCCCGCCGAGGCGCGCCGGTTGGACGACAGCAACGAGGGCTGTCTGTCGGTGCCGACCGCGTACATGCCGCTCGCCCGCCCCGACTACGCGGAGGTCACCGGGCAGGACGAGAAGGGCAATCCGATCAAGGTGCGCGGCACCGGTTACTTCGCCCGCTGTCTGCAGCACGAGACCGACCACCTCTACGGCTACCTGTACATCGACCGGCTCTCCAAGCGCGAGCGCAAGGACGCGCTGCGGCAGATGGCCGAGAACGAGCCCCGGTACCCCGTGGTGGCGAACGACTGAGACGGCGAAGTGCCCGCCGAGGCGCGAGCCCGGCCGGCGCCGGGTGTCACCCTCAGGCGGCCTCCGGGCCCCGGAACGTGCGGCGGTAGGCCTGCGGGGTCGTACCCAGGGATCGTACGAACTGATGGCGCAGGGCGGCGGCGGTGCCGAAACCGGTGCGCCACGCGATCGCGTCCACCGTCTCGTCCGTCGCCTCCAGCAACCGCTGGGCCAGCAGTACCCGTTGGCGCAGGATCCAGCGGTACGGTGTGGTCCCGGTCTCCTGCTGGAAGCGGCGGGCGAACGTGCGCGGGGACATGTGCGCGCGGGCGGCGAGCTGTTCGACGGTGACCTCCTCGTCGAGGTGCTCCTCCATCCACACGAGCACCTCGCCGACCGTGTCGCACTGCGAGCGCGGCAGCGGCCGCTCGATGTACTGCGCCTGGCCGCCGTCGCGGTGCGGCGGCACGACCATCCGCCGGGCGATCTTGTTGGCCACCTCCGGCCCCTGCTCCTTGCGGACGAGGTGCAGACAGGCGTCGATGCCGGCCGCCGTGCCCGCCGAGGTGATCACCGGGTCCGCGTCCACGTACAGCACGTCCGGTTCGACCATCGCCCGCGGATACTGCCGGGACAGCTCCTCGGCGTGCAGCCAGTGCACCGCGCAGGGCCGCCCGTCCAGCAGCCCCGCCGCGCCGAGCATGAACGCCCCCGTGCACACGCTCAGCACCCGCGCACCTCGGTCGGCGGCCCGGCGCAGCGCGTCCAGCAGCTCGGCCGGGTAGGTCCGCCGCACATAGGCGTCACCCGCCGGTACGACGACGAGGTCGGCCTCGTCGAGCCGGTCCAGGCCGTACGAGGTGGAGATGGTGAACCCGGCGGGCGTACGCAGGGTCGGACCCTCCGCCGACGCGACCGCGAAGTCGTACACCGGCAGGCCCTCGTCGCTGCGGTCGACGCCGAAGACCTCGCAGACGACGCCGAGTTCGAAGGGATGCACCCCGTCCAGGAGGACGGCGGCCACGTTGTTCAGCATGCTGCCAGTGTGCCTCGGAAGTGGCAGTAATTCGAGGGGGTGCGGCAGTCCTGCCACTGTTTGTCAGGAGCGTTCGGCGCGACAGTGGTGTCCATGGAAACGACACAGCTGCAAGGACTCATCGGAACACTGGCCGTCCTCGGACTGTTCGCCCTGGTCGCACTGCCCGCGATCATCGGCGTCGTGCACGACCGGCGGGTCGACCGCCAGCTCAGGCGGGCGGCGGAACGGCGGGCCTCGCATCGCATCGCCCGCGCCGCCTGATCGCATTTCTGTTCGGATACCGGTCTCCCTCTGTGTAGCCTCTCCTCGACCCAAGGGGAGGATCATGAGACACAGAACACGCCCCGCACACGGCCGGACCCTGGCCGTGGCGGGCGGGGCGGCGGCCCTGGTGCTGTTGGCGGCGACCGGCGCCCACGCGGAGGGCCGGGGGGACGTCCGCGTGACCAAGACGGTCGTCAACGGCGGCAAGAACGTCATCGTCGGGACGTCGAAGACCATCAGGTTCCCGGTCGCCATCACCATCAAGGACAACTCCGGCGTCAAGGGGCTGACGCACGCCAGCACCTACTACGCCTACGGTGCCGAAGGCGGCGGCTTCGCCGGTTGGGACGCCACGGCCTGCAAGAAGAAGTCGTCGACCACATCGGTGTGCACGGCCACGATGTCGATCGTCCCGGCCTGGATTCCCGGCTACAGCGACGCAGACAGCAACAAGGCCGCCGGTGTCTGGCAGGTCAACGCCACCGTCAAGGCGAACGACGGCGACTACTGGATCTCCGACAACATCGCCCGGTACAAGGTCAAGCGTGCCTCGATCCTCACCACGGTCATCAAGCCCGAGAAGGTCGCCAAGGGCACGAAGATCACCGTCGCGGGCAGCCTGACCCGGGCCAACTGGGAGACCCTGAAGTACCACGGGTTCACCGGGCAGTCGGTCCAGCTCCAGTTCAAGAAGAAGGGCACCGCCCGCTACACCACCGTCAAGACGGTGAAGACGGGCAGCGCCGGGAAGATCGGCACCAAGGTCACCGCCACGGCGGCGGGCAGCTGGCGCTGGTACTTCCCCGGCACGACGACGACCGCTCGGGTCACGTCGGCCGGGGACGCGGTCACGCTCAAGTGACCTCGGCGGCCTAGAAGTCCTCGTCCAGGTCGACGGTGCCCTCCACCGCGACCTGGTACGCGGACGGACGCCGCTCGAAGAAGTTGGTCAGCTCCTGGACGCCCTGCAGCTCCATGAAGGAGAACGGGTTCTCCGAGCCGTAGACCGGGGCGAAGCCGAGGCGTGTCAGCCGCTGGTCGGCCACGCACTCCAGGTACTGCCGCATCGACTCGGTGTTCATGCCCGGCAGGCCGTCACCGCACAGGTCGCGCCCGAATTGCAGCTCGGCCTCGACGGCCTCCTTGAGCATGTCCGTGACCTGCTCCCGGAGCGCGTCGTCGAAGAGTTCCGGCTCCTCCTTGCGGACGGTGTCGACCACCTCGAAGGCGAAGGACATGTGCATCGTCTCGTCGCGGAACACCCAGTTGGTGCCGGTGGCCAGGCCGTGCAGCAGGCCGCGGCTGCGGAACCAGTAGACGTACGCGAAGGCGCCGTAGAAGAA from the Streptomyces sp. NBC_00310 genome contains:
- a CDS encoding GlxA family transcriptional regulator; the encoded protein is MLNNVAAVLLDGVHPFELGVVCEVFGVDRSDEGLPVYDFAVASAEGPTLRTPAGFTISTSYGLDRLDEADLVVVPAGDAYVRRTYPAELLDALRRAADRGARVLSVCTGAFMLGAAGLLDGRPCAVHWLHAEELSRQYPRAMVEPDVLYVDADPVITSAGTAAGIDACLHLVRKEQGPEVANKIARRMVVPPHRDGGQAQYIERPLPRSQCDTVGEVLVWMEEHLDEEVTVEQLAARAHMSPRTFARRFQQETGTTPYRWILRQRVLLAQRLLEATDETVDAIAWRTGFGTAAALRHQFVRSLGTTPQAYRRTFRGPEAA
- a CDS encoding tetratricopeptide repeat protein, with the translated sequence MRIFGKGRHRPSASWRQATDRAFTLIGDGRYEDAGALLTRAADLEPWLSESWFNLALLHKFRHDWEQARAAGLRAVALLDRETGAPDWWNVGIAATALQDWPLARRAWQAYGLRVPGGASRPKPGSGPGDSGEPVGMDLGSAAVRLSPEGEAEVVWGRRLDPARIEVLSIPLPSSGRRWGEVVLHDGVPHGERTTAAGHAYPVFDEIELWAPSPVPTWVVLLEAATEADRDALERLAADAGFAAEDWSSSVRLLCRLCSESRMPSDEGNGEHLDPHDHSEPGHPGPLGHVTDGQLWAPERECGIAAPASLVRGLLDGWVADSPDSRDWRDLEEVC
- a CDS encoding DUF4388 domain-containing protein — encoded protein: MKSPSARNVPALLQALHQEGYTGTVRVSGSPGGTIHLRDGLIGAIETPGAPTATSVLLASGRIDDDAWLAACAAEPDADRLGLHLSAAGLIGAAELEVVCTAAVFDGAFAMALSPPGGWELTERQPTLLARPGIEPRPLAEETTRRMALLTRLWGPAGELARVRPGPVDGRGTADHEGRLTRRHRDLVESVNGRRTPRDLAFSRGRGLYAVMLDLIRLESLQAVRWETTPAPDSRPSTAPRIPQGQPPSDETSPRAGPLPRRRPGGGSPTGDLGAKGG
- the def gene encoding peptide deformylase, which codes for MAQQDTDQQHVGVLPVDDEGFVVDTEDCEEREQAYRERGTSLPITVVGNPVLHKECKDVTEFGDELAKLVDDMFASQHTAEGVGLAANQVGVDLKVFVYDCPDDEGKRHTGVICNPKLVELPAEARRLDDSNEGCLSVPTAYMPLARPDYAEVTGQDEKGNPIKVRGTGYFARCLQHETDHLYGYLYIDRLSKRERKDALRQMAENEPRYPVVAND
- a CDS encoding roadblock/LC7 domain-containing protein, with protein sequence MTAHASTESLTGILASLRDRVMGVSESVLSTVDGLLVVADVDKVHAESVAALAAATLGVGRRMADQSGAGALREVVVRCGAGHVIVVAVGERTLLTVMGDDGLDIAAFQRESPATVEQLNKVLAADVAH